A stretch of the Aphis gossypii isolate Hap1 chromosome 2, ASM2018417v2, whole genome shotgun sequence genome encodes the following:
- the LOC114122838 gene encoding DNA fragmentation factor subunit beta — MKGYKITNCAQDKRIGVVGNSREEVFTKGCQKLKLDAVNVTMMTLDGTVIDDEEYFQLLPAQTLFIFRLNGETFETGADLVYNVLAAVNNDTLKTSIKIKSFMDENIKEKIRILSSVLDIDHNKQINLTSCSLRSKDPEWFQDLDTRAKTKEEFMFKRCQERIRSYMYKTKTDMIKSDFYIQHKKCRQYLDEVYKQFSELLTKNKYHGYYFDRSNPNCLCDKTGTFTCEGAWNQSICSYERGTGHKINPYQNRECRIIFSTWNLDHWVERSRSVIPALFEASVMASEVGCSINMNYFYDLLFTTVNLKLVHIVCHDKGQHISAKCDPNLYLKNKQTINNYVNNHLKSDFFGNKKISNIN; from the exons atgaaaggCTATAAGATTACTAATTGTGCACAAGATAAAAGAATTGGTGTTGTCGGTAATTCAAGGGAAGAAGTTTTTACTAAAGGGTGCCAGAAATTAAAg ttagatGCTGTAAATGTGACTATGATGACACTTGATGGTACAGTGATAGATGATgaagaatattttcaattgttacCAGCAcagacattatttatatttcggtTAAACGGGGAAACTTTTGAAACAG gggctgatttagtatataatgtgCTTGCAGCtgtaaataatgatacattaaaaacttcaattaaaataaaatcatttatggatgaaaacattaaagaaaaaataagaatattatcttcaGTTCTGGATATAGatcataataaacaaatcaatttAACATCTTGCAGTCTAAGATCAAAAGACCCAGAATGGTTTCAag atttggACACAAGGGCAAAAACAAAAGAAGAATTCATGTTCAAGCGTTGCCAAGAACGAATTCGGAGTTATatgtacaaaacaaaaacggATATGATTAAGTCAGATTTTTACATACAACATAAAAAGTGCAGGCAGTACTTGGATGAAGTATATAAACAATTCAGTGaacttttaacaaaaaacaaatatcatggatattattttgatagatCAAATCCAAACTGTTTATGTGACAAGACTGGGACGTTTACTTGCGAAGGAGCATGGAATCAATCTATTTGTTCTTATGAACGTGGTACTGGTCACAAAATCAATCCATACCAAAACAGAGAatgtagaattatattttctacttgGAATTTGGACCAttg ggtaGAGAGATCTAGATCTGTAATACCAGCATTGTTTGAAGCCAGTGTAATGGCATCTGAAGTTGGCTGTTCGATTAATATgaactatttttatgatttgctCTTCACTACAGTTAATCTAAAACTTGTGCATATTGTATGTCATGACAAAGGTCAACATATCAGTGCTAAATGTGATCCaaacttgtatttaaaaaataaacag acAATTAATAACTATGTCAATAACCATTTAAAGAGTGATTTTTttggaaacaaaaaaatatcaaatatcaattaa
- the LOC114122837 gene encoding protein yellow-like, which yields MYKLIFILLLIYFSSVLSSRIKEVFSFKKIYFSPINVTTLKNDTKHEPTNVIPMSLERWKNKLFLVTPRYRLDVPVTLSYINITNMESYKNNTPILIPYPNQKMHEISEHNFTSIVKVRADVCDRLWILDNGKINNKQESIPVIHVYDLKTDLHLRTFDLGNLSITNSDITNIELDVTSSTCEDAYAYIPDSETYRLLVYSWKANNSYTITHNFFHFDPLCGDINLGEIHYQSQKGIYGIALSPTARDGFRTIYFHSVASTMGFAVNSRIIRSGNYDINQNVYDFKVMGNRGTNKQATSSSFDMETGVLFYGLLLKNVLGCWNSYSGEEYTELTQGVISLDNSIDMYPSDVRVDRTGNLWVLSNSFQIYNKKDYDQNLINVKIYMTPVRQVIKGSICDEM from the exons atgtataaattaatttttatattacttttgatTTACTTTTCGTCTGTACTGAGTTCCAGAATCAAAgaagtatttagttttaaaaaaatttatttttcacccATCAATGTGACAACACTTAAAAATGATACTAAACATGAACCAACTAATGTAATTCCGATGTCTTTGGAACgatggaaaaataaattatttttggttacaCCCAGATACAGGCTTGATGTACCAGTAACACTGTCATACATCAATATAACAA atatggaaagttataaaaataacacaccTATCTTAATTCCCTATCCTAATCAGAAAATGCATGAAATATCtgaacataattttacatcaATAGTAAAAGTAAGAGCTGATGTTTGCGACCGCTTATGGATATTAGacaatggaaaaataaataacaagcaAGAAAGTATTCCTGTTATACATGTGTACGACTTAAAAACCGATTTACACTTGAGAACATTTGATCTTggaaatttatcaataacaaaTTCAGATATCACTAACATTGAATTAGATGTAACATCTTCAACTTGTGAAGATGCATATGCATACATACCAGACAGTGAAACTTATCGATTGTTGGTTTACAGTTGGAAAGCTAATAACTCATATACAATaacacacaatttttttcatttcgatCCACTTTGTGGCGATATAAACTTGGGTGAAATTCACTATCAGTCTCAAAAAGGTATATATGGAATAGCTCTATCTCCAACAGCAAGAGATGGCTTTAGAACCATTTACTTTCATAGTGTTGCCAGTACAATGGGTTTTGCAGTTAATTCAAGAATAATACGTAGTGGAAATTATGATAtcaatcaaaatgtttatgattttaaagtgATGGGAAATAGAGGTACTAATAAACAAGCTACATCATCATCATTTGACATGGAAActggtgttttattttacggactccttttaaaaaatgttcttggTTGTTGGAAttcttatag tgGAGAAGAATATACCGAATTAACTCAAGGTGTAATAAGCTTGGACAATAGTATTGATATGTATCCATCTGATGTCAGAGTTGATCGAACAGGTAATCTTTGGGTGTTATCAAATTCAtttcaaatatacaataaaaaggaTTATGATCAGAATCTTATCaatgtcaaaatatatatgactCCAGTTCGACAAGTGATTAAAGGATCAATTTGTGATGAAATGTAA